The Candidatus Nanopelagicus abundans genome includes a region encoding these proteins:
- a CDS encoding DAK2 domain-containing protein: MSELSTALEKVAVALELNSKKFEDLDAAAGDADLGITARKIAEGIRAANGLLTGDLKSDLMLVGKEISKFASSTFGTLFATGFIRASAAVSVDDDALTNTRKSFQAAFDGISARGKAALGERTLLDALHPAIEALNSAKDLKSGLSQAAIAARSGATATANMMPKHGRAGWIGERAKGIEDAGANVIAVVFEALK, translated from the coding sequence ATGAGTGAACTTTCAACTGCCTTAGAAAAAGTGGCGGTAGCCCTTGAATTAAATTCAAAAAAATTTGAAGATCTAGATGCCGCTGCAGGAGATGCTGATCTTGGCATCACTGCCAGAAAGATTGCAGAAGGAATAAGAGCAGCGAATGGCTTACTGACTGGAGATTTAAAATCTGATTTAATGTTGGTTGGTAAGGAAATCTCTAAATTTGCATCCTCAACATTTGGTACTTTATTTGCTACCGGTTTTATTAGAGCATCCGCTGCTGTTTCTGTCGATGATGATGCGTTAACTAATACTCGAAAATCTTTTCAAGCAGCTTTTGATGGAATCTCAGCAAGAGGTAAGGCCGCACTTGGCGAACGAACATTACTTGACGCACTTCATCCTGCAATTGAAGCTTTAAATTCTGCTAAAGATTTAAAATCTGGTTTATCTCAAGCCGCAATTGCCGCAAGATCTGGTGCAACTGCAACTGCAAATATGATGCCAAAACATGGCCGAGCCGGTTGGATTGGTGAACGTGCTAAAGGTATTGAAGATGCGGGTGCAAATGTAATTGCAGTTGTATTTGAGGCACTTAAATAA
- a CDS encoding PQQ-dependent sugar dehydrogenase has product MIYLLLISLLTSILSAATANSAPLPNLQIRSDEIKTATTSGGNMRGPALAVLANDDLLLGGGKTGGELFLYNLATKQLTKLGAVIAANRRNDDSRFAINDIAVLSETQSSANLLVSYPRLGSQKNCVEIVVENINYDRVNQKIKRVKNWLVTKPCVPISAVQHTSGRFAVIDKKSAYVTIGDLGYPQISNRSKRGDLGSIFKLSSNSITKISQGHRNAQGILLYNGKDLLATEQGPRGGDELNLIKAGADYGWPFVSYGQPYGSGDYVKPTKSGTHIGYEEPLKYWVPSIAITELVQLPKSGWAAWSNQLVSGSLKEQVLVFISLTDNLTITDTQNFDIGERIRDLEVLNSGQLVATTDSGKLLILNLKE; this is encoded by the coding sequence ATGATCTACCTGCTTTTAATCTCACTACTTACCTCAATTTTATCTGCTGCCACCGCAAATAGTGCGCCCCTGCCTAATCTACAAATTAGATCAGATGAGATTAAAACAGCTACCACCTCAGGTGGGAATATGCGCGGACCCGCACTTGCTGTGTTAGCAAATGATGATCTACTTCTAGGTGGTGGTAAGACAGGTGGTGAGTTATTTTTATATAATTTAGCAACTAAACAGCTAACTAAGTTAGGCGCAGTAATTGCTGCGAACAGAAGAAATGATGACTCAAGATTTGCTATCAATGATATTGCAGTCTTATCTGAAACGCAGAGCAGTGCAAATCTACTTGTTTCCTACCCACGACTGGGTTCACAGAAAAATTGTGTTGAAATTGTTGTTGAAAATATAAATTATGATCGAGTTAATCAAAAAATTAAGCGAGTTAAGAATTGGTTAGTTACAAAGCCATGTGTGCCAATCTCAGCTGTGCAACACACCTCCGGTAGATTTGCAGTGATTGATAAAAAATCTGCTTATGTGACTATTGGTGATTTAGGTTATCCACAAATATCAAATCGAAGTAAGCGAGGAGATTTAGGATCAATCTTTAAATTAAGTAGTAATTCGATAACTAAAATCTCTCAGGGTCATAGAAATGCGCAAGGAATTCTTTTATATAACGGTAAAGATTTATTAGCCACTGAGCAGGGCCCACGTGGTGGGGATGAACTTAATTTAATTAAAGCCGGAGCTGATTACGGCTGGCCATTTGTTAGCTACGGACAGCCTTATGGCTCAGGTGATTATGTTAAGCCGACAAAATCTGGCACGCATATTGGATATGAAGAGCCACTTAAATATTGGGTGCCATCAATTGCAATAACTGAGTTGGTGCAACTACCTAAGAGTGGTTGGGCAGCGTGGAGTAATCAATTAGTTTCAGGATCACTTAAGGAGCAGGTCCTAGTTTTCATCTCACTAACTGATAATTTAACAATTACTGATACACAAAACTTTGATATTGGTGAGCGGATTAGAGATCTTGAAGTTTTAAATTCTGGGCAATTAGTTGCTACAACCGATAGTGGAAAGTTGTTAATTCTTAACTTAAAAGAATAA
- a CDS encoding ABC transporter permease: MLRLSALSRGILIALVGFILIFMYVPLLVLVLNSFNQSNISSWPIQGFSFKWWEFASTYEPIRTALLNSLVVATGSMIIASILGTLVAFALKGFDFFGKGTVNLLVVLPIALPGVVTGVAFSNTYNTFLSPAGFNIGYFGMIVAHATFCIVMVFNNVFARLKRMNPSLQEASADLGAGLWQTFRLVTFPQFRTAFVAGALLAFALSFDEVVVTIFTAPPGVDTLPLWILKEMSRPNQASVVNVVATVVILISLIPVYISQRLSRAQDEVK; this comes from the coding sequence ATGCTGCGACTATCTGCTTTAAGTAGAGGAATTTTAATTGCATTAGTTGGTTTTATTTTAATCTTTATGTATGTGCCACTTTTAGTACTGGTCTTAAACTCATTTAATCAATCAAACATCTCAAGTTGGCCAATTCAAGGCTTCTCTTTTAAGTGGTGGGAGTTTGCATCTACCTATGAACCAATACGCACCGCACTATTAAACTCACTAGTAGTTGCAACCGGCTCAATGATTATTGCCTCTATCTTGGGCACATTAGTAGCCTTTGCTTTAAAGGGCTTTGATTTTTTTGGTAAGGGCACAGTTAACCTTTTAGTAGTACTACCAATCGCACTCCCTGGTGTTGTAACAGGTGTGGCATTTAGTAATACCTACAATACTTTTTTATCTCCAGCCGGTTTTAATATTGGCTACTTTGGCATGATTGTTGCTCATGCTACCTTTTGTATTGTGATGGTATTTAATAATGTATTTGCAAGATTAAAGCGCATGAATCCCTCACTACAAGAGGCTTCAGCAGATTTAGGTGCTGGGCTATGGCAAACATTTAGATTAGTTACCTTTCCTCAATTTAGAACTGCATTTGTTGCAGGTGCTTTACTTGCCTTTGCGCTCAGCTTTGATGAGGTAGTAGTAACAATCTTTACCGCACCTCCTGGTGTTGACACCTTGCCACTTTGGATCTTAAAAGAGATGTCACGTCCTAATCAGGCGAGTGTGGTTAATGTTGTAGCAACAGTTGTCATCTTAATTTCACTAATCCCTGTTTACATCTCACAGCGATTAAGCCGGGCTCAAGATGAAGTTAAGTAA
- a CDS encoding ABC transporter permease encodes MAYQVPEIAILSIAVMLSMLTGGIDLSIVGISNAAALVSAYIMTQKMTEGGDISTMWIIAACLAGILIGLICGAINSILIAILNVTPILATLATMTLFNGIAIGITNGVSVSDLPKQFMRVGNGTFLGIPTPFVLMVVIAIFVGYLINRTSLGLKVLLIGTNRKAAQYSVMGDRKVIAWTYIISGLLSSLAGLIIASRTSAASPDFGNSYILLAIVVVVLGGINPMGGFGTVTGVVLATIVLQMVSSGFNALRFSQFFYLLAQGGVLVLVMILNTVFEKRRINRSINKSLDS; translated from the coding sequence ATGGCATATCAAGTGCCTGAAATTGCGATCTTATCAATTGCCGTTATGTTATCTATGCTAACTGGTGGTATTGATCTTTCAATAGTAGGTATATCAAATGCAGCTGCACTAGTTTCGGCTTACATAATGACTCAGAAAATGACTGAAGGTGGAGATATTTCTACCATGTGGATCATTGCAGCTTGCTTAGCAGGAATCTTAATCGGATTGATATGTGGAGCAATTAATTCAATACTAATTGCAATTCTAAATGTGACGCCAATTTTAGCTACCTTAGCAACTATGACATTATTTAATGGAATTGCCATAGGAATTACTAATGGAGTTTCTGTTTCAGATTTGCCAAAGCAATTTATGCGAGTTGGCAATGGTACATTCCTTGGTATACCCACACCATTTGTACTAATGGTTGTTATTGCAATTTTTGTTGGTTACTTAATTAACCGTACTTCACTAGGTTTAAAGGTGTTGCTAATTGGAACTAATAGAAAGGCTGCCCAGTACAGCGTGATGGGAGACCGTAAAGTCATCGCATGGACTTATATAATTTCTGGACTACTCTCTTCATTAGCCGGTTTAATTATTGCTTCTCGTACCTCAGCAGCTAGTCCAGATTTTGGTAATTCCTATATTCTGCTAGCTATTGTTGTTGTAGTTTTGGGTGGAATTAACCCGATGGGTGGATTTGGCACTGTTACCGGAGTAGTTCTAGCTACGATCGTATTACAGATGGTCTCATCTGGCTTTAATGCTCTAAGATTTAGTCAGTTCTTCTATTTGTTAGCACAGGGCGGAGTTTTAGTGTTGGTTATGATCCTAAACACTGTGTTTGAAAAGCGTCGAATAAATAGATCTATCAATAAATCATTGGATTCTTAA
- a CDS encoding sugar ABC transporter ATP-binding protein, whose product MVSTESLNYSVKNITKSFGGAKALSNVSMSVSSSEVHCLAGENGSGKSTLIKIMSGVHAPDSGLIRLDRKEFNQLSPRQAVQEGVQVIFQDFSLLPNLTAAENIALPTFIYENSKFISKRETKKIAQSALELIGVDIDFNLPVSDISIASKQLIAIARATNLGVKMLFMDEPTTALTRKEITRLFEVINQIKARGVATVFVSHKIDEIQEICNTITVLRNGEVVADGPMKDFGAREISQAMTGHDVLTTRIAPDLKISEQKVVEVSHLTAKPTFSDISFSVAPGEILGITGLLGSGRTELAEAIFGKYLVDSGEIAVNGVKLSINSAKAALDAGIGYVPPDRLTQGLFLEQSILRNLVAVGIDRYKSNWGSLPKKNLTAIGNKWVSDLKIKTKNPSNPVTSLSGGNQQRVVLAKWFAMNPHLMILNGPTVGVDVGSKREILEIIRDRAKNGMSFLVVSDDIPELIQICHRVLVIKNGKISKEFLESELDEASLYKELN is encoded by the coding sequence ATGGTTAGTACAGAAAGCCTTAACTACAGCGTTAAAAATATTACAAAAAGTTTTGGTGGGGCTAAAGCGCTCTCAAATGTTTCGATGTCAGTTTCAAGCAGTGAAGTCCACTGCCTCGCTGGTGAAAACGGCTCAGGCAAATCAACATTAATTAAGATTATGTCAGGTGTCCACGCCCCCGATTCTGGTTTAATCCGCTTAGATAGAAAAGAATTTAATCAACTTTCACCAAGGCAAGCAGTGCAAGAGGGAGTACAGGTAATATTTCAAGATTTTTCATTACTACCAAATCTGACTGCGGCTGAAAATATAGCCTTACCAACATTTATATATGAGAATTCAAAATTTATAAGTAAGCGTGAAACTAAGAAAATTGCTCAGAGCGCACTTGAACTAATTGGCGTAGATATTGATTTTAATCTTCCAGTTTCTGATATCTCAATAGCCTCAAAGCAGTTAATTGCAATTGCCAGAGCTACTAATCTAGGCGTAAAAATGTTGTTTATGGATGAACCAACAACGGCTTTAACAAGAAAAGAAATTACCCGTTTATTTGAGGTTATTAATCAAATAAAAGCACGTGGAGTAGCAACCGTTTTTGTAAGTCATAAGATTGATGAGATCCAAGAAATTTGCAATACGATTACGGTTCTTCGAAATGGTGAAGTAGTAGCAGATGGACCTATGAAAGACTTTGGAGCAAGAGAAATTTCACAAGCAATGACAGGTCATGATGTTTTAACAACTCGAATTGCGCCAGATCTTAAAATAAGTGAGCAAAAAGTGGTTGAGGTATCTCATCTGACTGCTAAGCCAACATTTTCTGATATCTCATTTTCAGTTGCGCCAGGAGAAATTTTAGGTATTACTGGTTTGCTTGGATCTGGTCGTACAGAGTTAGCTGAGGCAATATTTGGGAAGTATCTTGTTGATTCAGGGGAGATAGCAGTTAATGGAGTTAAGTTAAGCATAAATTCCGCTAAAGCGGCTCTAGATGCTGGAATTGGATACGTTCCTCCAGATCGTTTAACACAAGGGTTATTTTTAGAGCAATCGATATTAAGAAACTTAGTTGCCGTTGGTATTGATAGATATAAGAGTAACTGGGGTTCATTACCTAAAAAAAATCTAACCGCAATTGGTAATAAGTGGGTTTCAGATCTTAAAATTAAAACTAAAAATCCATCAAATCCAGTGACTTCCTTATCTGGAGGAAATCAACAGCGAGTGGTGTTAGCAAAATGGTTTGCCATGAATCCACATTTAATGATTCTAAATGGTCCAACAGTAGGTGTTGACGTCGGGTCAAAGCGGGAGATATTAGAAATTATTAGGGATAGAGCAAAAAATGGAATGTCATTCTTGGTAGTTTCAGATGATATTCCTGAACTTATCCAAATTTGCCATCGAGTACTGGTAATTAAGAATGGGAAAATATCTAAAGAATTTCTAGAATCAGAGCTTGATGAAGCTTCTTTATATAAGGAGTTGAATTGA
- a CDS encoding substrate-binding domain-containing protein, which produces MKKSKLIAIVAATAALALTVSGCSSSGDSASDKRYVVSVKLIGVGWFDNMEKGILEWSGENEIDASMTGATDASPEKQSKMVEDLIAQKVTGIGIVPNDVASIDGVIQKAKDAGIFVVTHEAGGTKNADANIEAFENAAYGAVIMDNLATCMGSAGKYVAFVGTLTNGSHNEWVAGAKAQLDAKYPNIKRVENPIESKEDADVAYNKTKELLKKYPDLKGFQGSSANDVVGIGRAVEELGLNDKVCVMGTSIPSMTTKLLDTGAIDKIFFWDSALAGKAMLNMLEILGKGEKITAGMDLGVPGYEAITVSATNPKSFNGAAWVIVDKDNASQYNI; this is translated from the coding sequence ATGAAAAAATCAAAGCTGATTGCAATTGTTGCAGCGACTGCAGCACTTGCCCTCACAGTAAGTGGTTGCTCATCATCTGGCGATAGTGCATCAGATAAGCGCTACGTAGTATCCGTTAAGTTGATCGGCGTTGGCTGGTTCGACAATATGGAAAAGGGAATTTTAGAGTGGTCTGGCGAAAATGAAATTGATGCCAGCATGACTGGTGCAACAGATGCTTCACCTGAAAAACAATCAAAGATGGTTGAAGATTTAATTGCACAAAAAGTTACTGGCATTGGAATTGTTCCAAATGACGTTGCATCTATTGATGGTGTAATTCAAAAGGCTAAAGATGCTGGAATTTTTGTTGTTACTCACGAAGCAGGCGGAACTAAAAATGCTGATGCAAACATCGAAGCATTTGAGAACGCTGCATACGGTGCAGTAATAATGGATAACCTAGCTACCTGTATGGGATCTGCTGGTAAGTACGTAGCATTTGTTGGTACTTTGACAAACGGAAGCCATAACGAGTGGGTTGCCGGCGCAAAGGCTCAACTAGATGCTAAGTATCCAAATATTAAGCGCGTAGAGAATCCAATTGAGTCTAAAGAAGATGCAGATGTTGCATACAATAAGACTAAGGAACTATTGAAGAAATACCCTGACCTAAAGGGCTTCCAAGGATCATCAGCAAATGATGTAGTTGGAATTGGCCGCGCAGTTGAAGAGCTTGGTCTAAATGACAAGGTCTGCGTAATGGGAACTTCAATTCCTTCTATGACAACTAAGTTGCTTGACACCGGAGCGATCGACAAGATCTTCTTCTGGGATTCAGCACTTGCAGGCAAAGCGATGCTAAATATGCTTGAAATTCTAGGCAAGGGCGAGAAGATCACTGCAGGTATGGATCTTGGCGTACCAGGCTATGAAGCAATCACTGTTAGCGCTACAAATCCAAAGAGCTTCAATGGAGCTGCTTGGGTAATTGTCGATAAAGATAACGCAAGCCAATATAATATATAA
- a CDS encoding ABC transporter permease: MNFRKLLRRNETVLIFAIIVFSLVIGSKSPEFFTIANLFDILRSSFVQLIFALGVLIVIISGGIDVSFPIVGIFAGYTAVVIMRKFELNEESVLVPIALAILIGIILGGLNAIAIAGFEIPTLIATLGTAGIFRGFMLSFIGASFISDIPLGLDKFSTADLIKFESEAGTLVRLHVLVIPVALITLAVSLLLNRTIFGRSVYALGGGVESTRRLGISVKRTQAKIYMLVGGLSGLAGILYVSLQRKANPYDLAGSELDVIAAVVLGGASIMGGYGTVFGTVLGVLFINMIKNNLVLLGVSSSWQRAAVGVLLIIGITIQAIGENQKQKRQRSATNKEAE; the protein is encoded by the coding sequence ATGAACTTTAGAAAATTATTACGGCGCAATGAAACTGTATTAATATTTGCAATAATAGTTTTTTCACTGGTAATCGGCTCAAAAAGTCCAGAATTCTTTACGATAGCAAACCTTTTTGACATCTTACGATCTTCCTTTGTTCAACTTATTTTTGCGCTAGGTGTATTAATTGTAATTATTAGTGGTGGTATAGATGTTTCATTTCCAATAGTTGGTATCTTCGCTGGCTATACCGCAGTTGTAATAATGCGCAAGTTTGAATTAAACGAAGAGAGTGTATTGGTGCCAATTGCACTTGCAATTCTAATCGGCATTATTTTAGGCGGTTTAAATGCAATAGCAATTGCTGGCTTTGAAATTCCAACCCTAATTGCCACTTTGGGAACTGCTGGTATTTTTCGCGGATTTATGCTTTCATTTATTGGTGCATCATTTATTAGTGATATTCCACTTGGATTAGATAAATTTTCTACAGCTGACCTAATTAAATTTGAATCTGAAGCGGGGACATTAGTAAGACTACATGTCTTAGTAATTCCAGTAGCACTAATTACTCTGGCAGTATCACTGCTATTAAATAGGACAATTTTTGGTAGATCGGTGTATGCACTAGGTGGGGGAGTTGAATCAACTAGAAGACTTGGTATCTCAGTTAAGCGCACACAAGCAAAAATTTATATGTTAGTTGGAGGATTATCCGGATTAGCTGGAATTTTATATGTTTCTTTGCAACGAAAAGCTAACCCATATGACTTGGCTGGTTCAGAACTCGATGTAATTGCTGCAGTAGTACTAGGTGGTGCCAGCATTATGGGTGGATACGGCACCGTGTTTGGAACAGTTCTTGGCGTACTATTTATTAATATGATAAAAAATAACTTAGTTTTACTCGGTGTTAGCAGTTCATGGCAGCGAGCTGCAGTAGGAGTTTTGTTAATAATTGGTATAACTATTCAAGCAATAGGTGAAAATCAAAAGCAAAAAAGACAGCGATCTGCTACTAACAAAGAGGCGGAGTAG
- a CDS encoding dihydroxyacetone kinase subunit DhaK, which translates to MQKIINTPKEFVNEMLDGILQAYPTQLKSVEGDTHALVRADAPVAKKVGITTGGGSGHLPLFLGYVGKGLLDGVAVGDVFQSPTAEQMLAVTKQVNSGAGVLYIYGNYGGDVMNFDFAAEMAAAEGIRVETILGADDVASAPKGEESRRRGIAGIFFLYKVAGAAAAAGKSLDEVVAVTRKAAAQTRTMGVALSPVTLPTVGHPTFEVKPGEMEIGMGIHGEPGIKKTKLESADQITEQLVSAIKDDLDLKSGDKVCVLVNSLGATPPEELYIMYRHAKKVLTGYGVNVARVHVGEFATSLEMAGASISIIRVDDELLSYINAPAHTPFFTQA; encoded by the coding sequence ATGCAGAAAATCATTAACACTCCGAAAGAGTTCGTAAATGAGATGCTGGATGGAATTCTCCAGGCTTACCCCACCCAACTAAAGTCTGTAGAGGGTGATACGCATGCTTTAGTGCGAGCTGATGCACCGGTTGCAAAGAAAGTTGGCATTACTACTGGTGGAGGATCAGGGCACTTGCCACTATTTCTTGGCTATGTTGGTAAAGGTTTATTAGATGGTGTTGCGGTTGGTGATGTTTTTCAAAGTCCTACCGCCGAGCAAATGTTGGCAGTAACTAAGCAAGTTAATTCAGGAGCCGGTGTTCTTTATATTTACGGAAACTACGGCGGAGATGTAATGAACTTTGACTTTGCAGCTGAGATGGCAGCAGCTGAAGGAATTAGAGTTGAGACAATACTTGGTGCAGATGATGTTGCGTCAGCTCCAAAAGGTGAGGAGTCTCGCCGACGAGGTATTGCTGGAATATTCTTTTTATACAAAGTTGCAGGCGCTGCTGCAGCAGCTGGTAAATCTTTAGATGAGGTCGTAGCTGTTACAAGAAAGGCTGCTGCCCAAACTAGAACTATGGGAGTTGCACTAAGCCCAGTAACTCTGCCAACTGTTGGGCACCCAACTTTTGAGGTTAAGCCTGGTGAGATGGAAATTGGCATGGGTATTCATGGTGAGCCTGGAATAAAGAAAACTAAGTTAGAAAGTGCTGATCAGATAACTGAACAACTAGTTTCAGCGATTAAAGATGATTTAGATTTAAAGTCTGGTGACAAAGTTTGTGTCTTAGTGAATAGTCTTGGCGCTACACCACCTGAAGAACTTTATATTATGTATCGACATGCTAAGAAAGTATTAACTGGGTATGGTGTTAATGTGGCAAGAGTGCATGTTGGTGAGTTTGCAACATCACTTGAGATGGCTGGTGCTTCTATTTCAATAATTCGTGTAGATGATGAGCTACTCAGTTATATCAACGCACCTGCCCACACACCATTTTTTACTCAGGCATGA
- a CDS encoding M42 family metallopeptidase: MSLIERLEKYCLTPAMSGFEDEMIKKLKADLTEYVDEIRVDVLGNVIATIKGSKSDSSDLMVFAHTDSLGMIVKKVEENGFIRIERVGGVPERILAASNVVLQAEGGKIVNGLIGFVSHHLTPPEDKYKVKPINECYVDIGANSAQEVADAGVRIGTPVIYRPSFEKLLNNRVAATSIDDRAGCALLVELAAHFKKNRPNITLHLVGTVQEEFNLRGAMVAAQQIKPTAAISIDLVAASDTPDIKDSNSVAVGKGPIVGTYTFHGRGTLNGLIPNPKLLALVDQAALSSKVNLQRHATMGLLTDASYVQLVGDGVACVDLAWPTRYTHSGVESCSLDDLNDLRKLLIEVISKFPSEEKFLRG, translated from the coding sequence ATGTCATTAATTGAGCGTTTAGAAAAATACTGCCTAACTCCTGCAATGTCAGGGTTTGAAGATGAAATGATTAAGAAGCTTAAGGCTGACTTAACTGAATATGTTGATGAAATTAGAGTAGATGTACTCGGAAATGTTATTGCCACTATTAAGGGTAGTAAATCTGACTCATCTGACTTAATGGTTTTTGCTCATACAGATTCTTTAGGAATGATTGTTAAAAAAGTTGAAGAAAATGGCTTTATTAGAATAGAAAGAGTGGGCGGAGTACCAGAGCGAATATTGGCCGCATCAAATGTCGTACTACAAGCAGAAGGTGGCAAGATTGTTAATGGCTTAATTGGTTTTGTTTCTCACCATTTAACTCCACCAGAGGATAAGTACAAAGTTAAGCCAATAAATGAATGTTACGTAGATATTGGTGCTAATAGTGCACAAGAGGTAGCAGATGCTGGGGTCCGTATCGGAACACCCGTAATTTATCGACCAAGCTTTGAAAAGTTACTTAATAATAGAGTTGCTGCCACATCTATTGATGATCGAGCAGGTTGCGCATTACTAGTCGAATTAGCTGCACACTTTAAAAAGAATCGTCCAAATATCACTTTACATTTAGTGGGAACAGTGCAGGAGGAGTTTAATCTTCGTGGAGCTATGGTTGCTGCCCAGCAAATTAAACCAACTGCTGCAATTAGCATTGATTTAGTTGCAGCCTCAGATACCCCAGATATTAAAGATTCAAATTCAGTTGCAGTTGGTAAGGGCCCTATTGTTGGTACTTATACATTTCATGGCCGTGGCACTTTAAATGGTCTCATTCCAAATCCAAAATTATTAGCACTTGTTGATCAAGCAGCTCTTAGCTCTAAAGTTAATCTTCAACGCCATGCCACAATGGGATTACTTACAGATGCCTCCTATGTTCAGTTAGTAGGAGATGGTGTTGCTTGTGTTGATCTTGCTTGGCCAACTAGATATACCCACTCTGGTGTGGAGAGTTGCTCACTTGATGATTTAAATGATCTTCGTAAGTTATTAATTGAAGTTATTAGTAAATTTCCCTCCGAAGAAAAGTTTTTGCGCGGTTAA
- a CDS encoding FGGY-family carbohydrate kinase gives MGQDLLLGVDIGTYESKGVLTTTKGEVVAQTSIAHKLLFPRAGWAEHDPELTWWGDFCNISKKLLTTQGVSASDIKGVGVSAIGPDVLPIDENFNPLRMGILYGVDTRAVKEIDELNAQFGEDTIFNATANCLSSQSTGPKILWIKKNEPEVYKKARWFVDATTFIVARLTNRVVIDHFSAGCMVPLYDPWTSKWSDKYCKEYINLDQLPEILWSNELAGTITESASKQTGLAVGTPVSVGTIDAGAEALSVSVTKPGEMMMMYGSTIFMIQVTDNNQAREKRLWAGPYLFPNTWCLLAGMATSGSLTRWFKDNFAKDLISKEEAGGDNAYAELVNEAGATPAGAEGVIVLPYFSGERTPVMDPRAKGMIFGLSLTHTRGHLFRAVLEGMGHGIKQHVDLFTAIGARPHTIKSVGGGTKNKVWLQAVSDISGVPQEVAPLTFGASYGDALLAGVATGLVASAEEIRVWQGPPTVVKPNDELAKTYAPLSEIYAQLYDATKNQMHKLHELDY, from the coding sequence ATGGGACAAGATCTTCTTTTAGGAGTTGATATTGGTACCTATGAATCAAAGGGAGTATTAACAACAACAAAGGGTGAGGTAGTTGCTCAAACTTCAATTGCACACAAACTTCTATTTCCCAGAGCCGGATGGGCCGAGCATGACCCAGAATTAACTTGGTGGGGAGATTTTTGTAATATTTCAAAGAAATTACTCACAACCCAAGGGGTTTCTGCCAGTGATATTAAAGGCGTGGGTGTGAGCGCTATTGGTCCTGATGTCCTACCAATTGATGAGAATTTTAATCCATTGCGAATGGGAATTTTATATGGTGTTGATACTAGAGCCGTTAAGGAAATTGATGAACTAAATGCTCAATTTGGTGAGGATACAATTTTTAATGCAACGGCTAACTGTTTATCATCTCAATCAACAGGTCCAAAGATCTTATGGATAAAGAAAAATGAACCTGAGGTTTATAAGAAAGCTCGCTGGTTTGTTGATGCCACAACTTTTATTGTGGCTAGATTAACTAATCGGGTAGTAATTGATCACTTCTCAGCAGGCTGTATGGTCCCTCTGTATGACCCATGGACAAGTAAGTGGAGTGATAAGTATTGCAAAGAGTATATAAATCTTGATCAATTGCCGGAGATTTTATGGAGTAATGAGTTAGCTGGCACTATAACTGAAAGTGCGTCTAAGCAAACTGGATTAGCAGTTGGCACACCAGTCTCAGTTGGCACTATTGATGCTGGCGCTGAAGCACTTAGCGTTAGTGTTACTAAGCCAGGTGAAATGATGATGATGTATGGCTCTACTATATTTATGATTCAAGTTACTGATAACAATCAAGCTAGAGAAAAGCGGTTATGGGCAGGTCCATATTTGTTTCCAAATACTTGGTGCTTATTAGCTGGAATGGCAACTAGTGGATCACTTACCAGGTGGTTTAAAGATAACTTTGCAAAGGATTTAATAAGTAAAGAAGAGGCTGGTGGAGATAATGCATACGCAGAGTTAGTAAATGAGGCAGGTGCAACTCCAGCAGGTGCTGAAGGAGTCATAGTTTTACCTTACTTTAGCGGTGAGCGAACACCAGTAATGGATCCAAGGGCAAAGGGAATGATCTTTGGTTTAAGTCTTACTCATACTCGTGGGCATTTATTCCGGGCAGTTTTGGAAGGTATGGGACATGGAATTAAGCAGCATGTTGATCTCTTCACTGCAATTGGGGCAAGGCCACACACAATTAAATCTGTTGGTGGTGGCACAAAAAATAAGGTTTGGTTACAGGCAGTAAGTGATATCTCAGGTGTTCCACAAGAGGTTGCACCTCTAACTTTTGGCGCCTCCTATGGTGATGCCTTACTTGCAGGTGTTGCTACTGGATTAGTTGCCTCCGCTGAAGAGATAAGAGTTTGGCAGGGCCCACCAACTGTAGTTAAACCAAATGATGAGTTGGCTAAAACTTATGCTCCATTAAGTGAGATTTATGCTCAACTTTATGATGCAACTAAAAATCAGATGCACAAACTACATGAGCTTGATTACTAA